TCGCAACCAGTGAATCATGGGGAAAAGTTTcacatttttttcataaaaaaagaTTTGCGCAAATACACATTTAACATAGAAAGGGTAAAATACACAACAACAAGGAACAAAAGATGATCACTTCTTCTTTCCAGCTTTGCCTTCTTTCCTCCTCACAATCTCATCTGAATACTTCACTCCCTTACCCTTGTACGGCTCCGGCGGCCTCCACTTCCTCACCGTCGCAGCAAACTGCCCTATCTCGCTCTTGTCGTATCCACTCACCGTGATCCTCGTGTTCTCTTCCACTTTCACTTTCAAACTATCCGGTATCTGCATCTTCACCGGGTGAGAAAACCCGAGATTCAGAACCAGCTCTTTCCCTTCCACGGTGGCACGGTAACCAACACCCACTAGTATCAGCTTCTTCTCAAATCCCTTTGACACTCCCACCACCATGTTATCCGTTAGCGTCCTAATAACACATGAGAGTTACAAAAAGGGTAGTTTAGCAGCAATAAAACAAACCTCTAAAGTTCAAGACTTTGTAACCAATTGATATAAAGTTCAAGACTTTTGTTTCTGTGACCActtgatatataataataaaggTGTTGAGAGCTTTGTGAACCTGAAAAGGCCGTGCATTTGGTTGGCTCTTCTAGTTTCGACTGTTTTTTTGACCCTCAATAAACCAGCATCTTCTTTGATGAGCTCAACTTCGCGTGGGTAAGTTAGAGCGAGCTCTCCTAATGGACCTTTGACTTTCAAGTCTTGACCTTCTAATGCGATGGTTACATTGGATGGTACAGCGATGGGCTGCTTCCCTATCCTTGATTCCTTGCACTCTATGGTCTTGCTGGAGAAACCCACTCGAGCAAACTGCTTGGTTGAGACCTTGAACACGTTCCTATCTCCCAAAAATGATGACCTAAACAACAGTCACAGTATCTCTCTTATTGTTCAGACAAACAAACAGATTGGAACCAAGTTATGTAAGAGCGTTCTagaattctgttttttttttcgaaattaAAAACTGAGTTTGCGAatccaaaatcacaaaaaaattcACCAGCCAAGTCAACATTCGTATAGCATAGCATTTTCATACAGAGAGATTCTTCACACTCTCGGGGACTCGTGAACCCAACATTCAAAGAGATGATGAAATTAAGAAAGCGAAACCCAGAGAGGAACTAGAGAGCCGGTCTAATGTTGTAACTATGTAAATAGTACCTGGGTTGAAAAGAAGTGACGACTGAGGAAGCCATAGCTTGCTAGGATTGACGACGGAGCTCTGCTCcaggaaggaggaggaggatggagAGAAGAGAGTGTTTTATCCAAAACGACTTATCCAGCCACTGTTTG
The Raphanus sativus cultivar WK10039 chromosome 1, ASM80110v3, whole genome shotgun sequence DNA segment above includes these coding regions:
- the LOC130505570 gene encoding 50S ribosomal protein L6, chloroplastic, which produces MASSVVTSFQPRSSFLGDRNVFKVSTKQFARVGFSSKTIECKESRIGKQPIAVPSNVTIALEGQDLKVKGPLGELALTYPREVELIKEDAGLLRVKKTVETRRANQMHGLFRTLTDNMVVGVSKGFEKKLILVGVGYRATVEGKELVLNLGFSHPVKMQIPDSLKVKVEENTRITVSGYDKSEIGQFAATVRKWRPPEPYKGKGVKYSDEIVRRKEGKAGKKK